A stretch of Catenulispora sp. GP43 DNA encodes these proteins:
- the lspA gene encoding signal peptidase II has product MASEVRADSEVAEDVAGIVDESDEGAGTSGGSGPDSPAESAETENAETENAQSAEVAGADVTAEAPRRKRRIGIVLLFAALALIIDVTSKAIVVAQMQDRGPVHVPGGFLNITLIRNSGAAFSIGEGQTWVFTIIAAAVVFVILRVSRNLRSLPWAIALGLLLGGALGNLSDRLFRSPGVGRGDVVDFLQFPTFPLVHYDFPVFNLADSSIVVGGCLMVLLSFLGMQPDGTRHKDVKDGDDAAG; this is encoded by the coding sequence GTGGCTTCAGAAGTACGTGCGGATTCAGAGGTGGCCGAGGACGTGGCCGGGATCGTCGACGAGAGCGATGAGGGTGCCGGCACCTCGGGTGGCTCCGGGCCGGATTCCCCGGCCGAGAGCGCCGAGACCGAGAACGCCGAGACCGAGAACGCCCAGAGCGCCGAGGTCGCTGGGGCGGATGTGACCGCCGAGGCCCCGCGCCGCAAGCGCCGGATCGGCATCGTGCTGCTGTTCGCGGCGCTCGCCCTGATCATCGACGTGACCAGCAAGGCGATCGTGGTCGCGCAGATGCAGGACCGCGGCCCGGTCCACGTCCCCGGCGGCTTCCTGAACATCACCCTGATCCGCAACTCCGGCGCGGCCTTCTCCATCGGCGAGGGCCAGACCTGGGTGTTCACCATCATCGCCGCGGCGGTGGTGTTCGTGATCCTGCGGGTGTCGCGCAATCTGCGCTCGCTGCCGTGGGCCATCGCGCTCGGGCTGCTGCTCGGCGGCGCGCTGGGCAACCTGAGCGACCGGCTGTTCCGCTCGCCCGGCGTGGGCCGCGGCGACGTGGTGGACTTCCTGCAGTTCCCGACGTTCCCGCTGGTGCACTACGACTTCCCGGTGTTCAACCTCGCGGACAGCTCGATCGTGGTCGGCGGCTGCCTGATGGTGCTGCTGTCCTTCCTCGGCATGCAGCCGGACGGCACCCGGCACAAGGACGTCAAGGACGGGGACGACGCTGCCGGATAA
- a CDS encoding TraR/DksA family transcriptional regulator produces MTVTQITETMAGVGGLPPYRSGEDPWTTEEVGELQAELEGDAARLRREISIAETGIADLLRDSGEGAGDDQADAGTKNFEREHEMAIANNAREMLQQTERALARLAAGTYGVCESCGEPVGKYRLQAFPRATLCMSCKQKQERR; encoded by the coding sequence ATGACGGTCACGCAGATCACCGAGACGATGGCCGGCGTCGGCGGGCTGCCGCCGTACCGGTCCGGTGAGGACCCGTGGACCACCGAGGAGGTCGGCGAGCTGCAGGCCGAGCTCGAGGGCGACGCCGCCCGCCTGCGCCGGGAGATCAGCATCGCCGAGACCGGCATCGCCGACCTGCTGCGGGACTCCGGCGAGGGGGCCGGCGACGACCAGGCCGACGCCGGGACCAAGAACTTCGAGCGCGAGCACGAGATGGCCATAGCGAACAACGCCCGGGAGATGCTCCAGCAGACCGAGCGGGCGCTGGCGCGGCTGGCCGCCGGGACCTACGGGGTGTGCGAGTCCTGCGGCGAGCCGGTCGGCAAGTACCGGCTGCAGGCGTTCCCGCGGGCCACGCTGTGCATGAGCTGCAAGCAGAAGCAGGAGCGGCGCTGA
- a CDS encoding DUF167 domain-containing protein — MEELRIPIRVKPGSSRTRVGGRHGDRSLIVAVTAKAVDGAATEAALRAVAGALGMPRRSVVLITGATSRDKVLGVSSEDPETLRELVRDLLG, encoded by the coding sequence ATGGAGGAGCTCCGAATTCCAATTCGAGTGAAGCCCGGGAGCTCCCGCACGCGGGTCGGCGGACGGCACGGTGATCGGTCACTCATCGTGGCCGTCACGGCCAAGGCGGTCGACGGCGCGGCGACCGAGGCGGCGCTCCGGGCGGTCGCCGGAGCCCTGGGAATGCCCCGTCGCTCGGTCGTGTTGATCACCGGAGCCACCTCGCGCGACAAAGTCTTAGGTGTTTCTTCGGAAGACCCGGAAACCTTGCGCGAGCTGGTGCGGGACCTGCTCGGTTGA
- the ileS gene encoding isoleucine--tRNA ligase codes for MTAPDPRLYRPVNAQLDLPAMDAEIIDFWRGAAIFDKSLEATEGAPRWTFYEGPPTANGRPGTHHVEARVFKDVFPRFKTMQGHRVDRKAGWDCHGLPVELAVEAELGFTNKQDIEAYGIAEFNAKCRESVQRHVSAFEKLTERMGYWVNTDEAYWTMNPSYVESVWWSLKQIFDKGLLVQDHRVAPYCPRCGTGLSDHELAQGYETVVDPSVYVRFPLTSGPLAGNTSLLVWTTTPWTLVSNTAVAAHPEVTYVVATDGAERVVVAEPLLAAALGEGWERTGESFTGAQMERWTYQRPFELVDVPDAHFVVLADYVTTEDGTGLVHQAPAFGADDLATCKKYDLPVVNPIRGDGTFEESVPMVGGVFFKKADEVLTSDLRERGVLFKHLEYEHSYPHCWRCHTALLYYAQPAWYIRTTALKDAMMRENDAANWFPDNVKYGRFGDWLNNNIDWSLSRKRYWGTPLPLWVCEDGHVTAVGSLAELGELSGQDVSNLDPHRPFVDDVTMPCPQCAVTPKTATRVPEVIDGWYDSGSMPFAQHGYPYVEGSKEKFDNAYPADFIAEAIDQTRGWFYSLLAVGTLVFDKSSYKNVLCLGHILAEDGRKMSKHLGNILEPIPLMDQHGADAVRWFMLAGGSPWSARRVGHATIQEVVRKTLLTYWNTVSFQALYGRTAGWSPSESDPKPAERPALDRWVLSELNVLVRDVTAAMDEFDTLKVGKLLSAFVDDLSNWYVRRARRRFWNADPAALATLHEALEAVTKLMAPMVPFITERVWQDLVRPVAPEAPESVHLAAWPVVDEALVDPELAEQMALTRRLVELGRATRADSGVKTRQPLSRALVGAPGWGALPEELRAQLLEELNVVTTSPLADAGGDLIDYSAKGNFRSLGARFAKRTPLVAAAIAAADAAVLAGALRSQGSATVVVEGEEVTVAPEEVIVTETPREGWAVATSGGETIALDLHVTPELRRAGLARDVVRFLQETRKATGLDVADRITLVWEVLDGSEAGAETAEAVREHATMIADEVLALAFAEGPVPAAEDPAELAKLQAAIAADEDLGLKFRIAKAG; via the coding sequence ATGACTGCGCCCGATCCGAGGCTGTACCGCCCCGTCAACGCCCAGCTCGATCTCCCGGCGATGGACGCCGAGATCATCGACTTCTGGCGCGGCGCCGCGATCTTCGACAAGAGCCTCGAGGCCACCGAGGGCGCCCCCCGCTGGACCTTCTACGAGGGCCCGCCGACCGCCAACGGCCGCCCCGGCACCCACCACGTCGAGGCCCGCGTCTTCAAGGACGTCTTCCCGCGCTTCAAGACCATGCAGGGCCACCGCGTGGACCGCAAGGCCGGCTGGGACTGCCACGGCCTGCCGGTGGAGCTGGCCGTGGAGGCCGAGCTGGGCTTCACCAACAAGCAGGACATCGAGGCCTACGGCATCGCCGAGTTCAACGCCAAGTGCCGCGAGTCGGTGCAGCGCCACGTGAGCGCCTTCGAGAAGCTCACCGAGCGCATGGGCTACTGGGTCAACACCGACGAGGCGTACTGGACGATGAACCCGTCCTACGTGGAGTCGGTGTGGTGGTCCCTGAAGCAGATCTTCGACAAGGGCCTGCTGGTCCAGGACCACCGGGTGGCGCCGTACTGCCCGCGCTGCGGCACCGGCCTGTCCGACCACGAGCTGGCGCAGGGCTATGAGACCGTCGTGGACCCCTCGGTCTACGTCCGCTTCCCGCTGACCTCCGGGCCGCTGGCCGGGAACACCTCGCTGCTGGTCTGGACGACCACGCCCTGGACCCTGGTCTCCAACACCGCGGTCGCCGCGCACCCGGAGGTCACCTACGTGGTGGCCACCGACGGCGCCGAGCGCGTGGTCGTCGCCGAGCCCCTGCTGGCCGCGGCGCTCGGCGAGGGCTGGGAGCGCACCGGCGAGTCGTTCACCGGCGCCCAGATGGAGCGCTGGACCTACCAGCGCCCGTTCGAGCTCGTCGACGTCCCGGACGCGCACTTCGTCGTGCTGGCCGACTACGTCACCACCGAGGACGGCACCGGCCTGGTCCACCAGGCCCCGGCCTTCGGCGCCGACGACCTGGCCACCTGCAAGAAGTACGACCTGCCGGTGGTGAACCCGATCCGCGGCGACGGCACCTTCGAGGAGTCGGTGCCGATGGTCGGCGGCGTCTTCTTCAAGAAGGCCGACGAGGTCCTGACCTCGGACCTGCGCGAGCGCGGCGTGCTGTTCAAGCACCTGGAGTACGAGCACAGCTACCCGCACTGCTGGCGCTGCCACACCGCGCTGCTCTACTACGCGCAGCCGGCCTGGTACATCCGCACCACCGCGTTGAAGGACGCGATGATGCGCGAGAACGACGCCGCCAACTGGTTCCCGGACAACGTCAAGTACGGCCGCTTCGGCGACTGGCTGAACAACAACATCGACTGGTCGCTGTCCCGCAAGCGCTACTGGGGCACGCCGCTGCCGCTGTGGGTCTGCGAGGACGGCCATGTGACCGCCGTCGGCTCGCTCGCGGAGCTGGGCGAGCTGTCCGGCCAGGACGTGTCGAACCTGGACCCGCACCGGCCGTTCGTGGACGACGTCACGATGCCCTGCCCGCAGTGTGCTGTGACTCCCAAGACGGCCACCCGCGTGCCCGAGGTCATCGACGGCTGGTACGACTCCGGCTCGATGCCGTTCGCGCAGCACGGCTACCCCTACGTCGAGGGCTCCAAGGAGAAGTTCGACAACGCCTACCCGGCCGACTTCATCGCCGAGGCCATCGACCAGACCCGCGGCTGGTTCTACTCGCTGCTGGCGGTCGGCACCCTGGTGTTCGACAAGTCCTCGTACAAGAACGTCCTGTGCCTGGGCCACATCCTGGCCGAGGACGGCCGCAAGATGTCCAAGCACCTGGGCAACATCCTGGAGCCGATCCCGCTGATGGACCAGCACGGCGCGGACGCCGTGCGCTGGTTCATGCTGGCCGGCGGCTCGCCGTGGTCGGCCCGCCGGGTCGGGCACGCGACCATCCAGGAAGTGGTCCGCAAGACCCTGCTGACCTACTGGAACACGGTGTCCTTCCAGGCGCTGTACGGCCGCACCGCCGGCTGGTCGCCCTCGGAGTCGGACCCGAAGCCGGCCGAGCGCCCGGCGCTGGACCGCTGGGTCCTGTCCGAGCTCAACGTCCTGGTCCGCGACGTCACCGCGGCGATGGACGAGTTCGACACGCTCAAGGTCGGCAAGCTCCTGTCCGCCTTCGTCGACGACCTGTCCAACTGGTACGTCCGCCGCGCCCGCCGCCGCTTCTGGAACGCCGACCCGGCCGCCCTGGCCACACTGCACGAGGCGCTGGAGGCCGTGACCAAGCTGATGGCCCCGATGGTCCCGTTCATCACCGAGCGGGTGTGGCAGGACCTGGTCCGCCCGGTCGCCCCGGAGGCGCCGGAGTCGGTGCACCTGGCCGCCTGGCCGGTCGTGGACGAGGCGCTGGTCGACCCGGAGCTGGCCGAGCAGATGGCGCTCACCCGCCGCCTGGTCGAGCTGGGCCGCGCCACCCGCGCGGACTCCGGCGTGAAGACCCGCCAGCCGCTGTCCCGGGCCCTGGTCGGGGCCCCGGGCTGGGGCGCGCTGCCCGAGGAGCTGCGCGCGCAGCTCCTGGAGGAGCTGAACGTGGTCACCACCTCGCCGCTTGCCGACGCCGGCGGGGACCTGATCGATTACAGCGCCAAGGGCAACTTCCGCTCGCTCGGCGCCCGCTTCGCCAAGCGCACGCCGCTGGTCGCCGCGGCCATCGCCGCCGCCGACGCCGCGGTCCTGGCCGGCGCGCTGCGCTCGCAGGGCTCGGCGACGGTCGTGGTGGAGGGCGAGGAGGTGACGGTGGCCCCCGAGGAGGTCATCGTCACCGAGACCCCCCGCGAGGGCTGGGCCGTGGCCACCTCCGGCGGCGAGACCATCGCCCTGGACCTGCACGTCACCCCCGAGCTGCGCCGCGCCGGCCTGGCCCGCGACGTGGTGCGCTTCCTGCAGGAGACGCGCAAGGCCACCGGCCTGGACGTCGCCGACCGCATCACCCTGGTCTGGGAGGTCCTGGACGGCTCCGAGGCCGGCGCCGAGACCGCCGAGGCCGTGC